The Nitrospirota bacterium genome has a segment encoding these proteins:
- a CDS encoding co-chaperone GroES family protein, with the protein MKTKKNLIIVGDRVLIDPDEGMDKTPSGLYLPPTVKEKEKIMGGHVVKTGPGYAIPDSSPVESWTTGKKEVRYVPLQAADGDYAIFLKEAAMEIEFEE; encoded by the coding sequence ATGAAAACAAAAAAGAACCTGATTATCGTCGGAGACCGCGTGCTGATCGACCCTGACGAGGGCATGGACAAGACACCCTCGGGGTTGTATCTGCCGCCCACGGTCAAGGAAAAGGAGAAAATCATGGGCGGGCATGTTGTCAAGACCGGGCCGGGGTATGCGATCCCGGACTCTTCGCCTGTCGAGTCCTGGACCACGGGCAAGAAGGAGGTCAGGTACGTTCCGCTTCAGGCCGCGGATGGAGACTACGCGATCTTTCTTAAGGAGGCGGCCATGGAGATCGAATTCGAGGAG
- a CDS encoding DUF1059 domain-containing protein, with translation METKLKKVECDPKCGFMIQSHDEKEIVQIATQHAKKSHNMTISEKDVKEMMKDAA, from the coding sequence ATGGAAACGAAGCTGAAGAAGGTTGAATGTGATCCAAAATGTGGCTTCATGATCCAGAGCCACGACGAAAAGGAGATCGTCCAGATCGCAACTCAGCATGCAAAGAAATCACACAACATGACCATCTCGGAGAAAGATGTGAAAGAGATGATGAAGGATGCCGCATAG
- a CDS encoding nitroreductase family protein has translation MNTVIEAINQRRSIRSYEAKPVPRKTLDAVLAAGNEAPSAMNSQPWRFVVIEDGDAKRKLLNAALPQAKKITEGVKEVDPERYEMMKKRYAELPDPVYYSAPAVVFVIGIGRYAAHSCPLACENMMLAAHALGLGSCWVGFGSMVTEDAEARKLLDLKDDETIFGPILLGYRKGEAPKRPAKKEPKVTWI, from the coding sequence ATGAACACGGTAATCGAAGCCATCAACCAGCGCCGTTCCATCAGGTCCTACGAGGCCAAACCCGTGCCCCGGAAAACCCTGGACGCCGTTCTCGCGGCCGGAAACGAGGCGCCGTCGGCCATGAACAGCCAGCCATGGAGGTTCGTCGTGATCGAGGACGGGGACGCGAAGCGGAAGCTGCTCAACGCGGCCCTGCCCCAGGCAAAAAAGATCACCGAGGGAGTGAAAGAGGTCGACCCCGAGCGGTACGAGATGATGAAGAAACGCTATGCCGAGCTGCCCGACCCGGTCTATTATTCGGCGCCTGCGGTCGTGTTCGTCATCGGCATCGGCAGGTATGCCGCCCATTCCTGCCCGCTCGCCTGCGAGAACATGATGCTTGCCGCACACGCGCTCGGACTGGGCAGCTGCTGGGTCGGCTTCGGCTCGATGGTCACAGAAGACGCCGAGGCGCGGAAGCTGCTCGACCTGAAGGACGACGAGACAATCTTCGGCCCCATCCTGCTCGGCTACCGGAAGGGAGAAGCGCCCAAACGGCCGGCCAAGAAGGAGCCGAAGGTAACGTGGATTTGA
- a CDS encoding Glu/Leu/Phe/Val dehydrogenase: MNRDHERLHLDEKDLRSLAMTELQAIYAELGLSRDELDLLSTPRRSFTVGFPVKLTSGKTRMYTGYRVQYNDARGPAKGGIRFHPELDEEHARELALLMALKCAVVNIPFGGAKGGVAVNPLELSRLDLENVTRGYIRAIADYIGPFKDIPAPDVYTDEQIMAWILDEYERIKREHVPAVVTGKPPELGGIAVRRYSTALGGIHVLEQALKARGGAARGLRVAIQGFGNVGEHAARLFHERGYKVIAVSDVNGGILNFSGLDIPAVARHRESTGSVSRYPEAKQITNADLLSVECDVLVPAALSNQLDADGAHDVQAQIVLELANAPLTAQADEILFSREIMVIPDILANAGGVVVSSFEWSQNLSNDAWPEVKVLRGLEQCMTTAFNDVHALCKEIKCRMRKAAYELAVKRILQAERLRGNL; the protein is encoded by the coding sequence ATGAACCGCGACCATGAACGGCTCCACCTCGACGAGAAAGACCTTCGCAGCCTGGCCATGACCGAGTTGCAGGCGATCTACGCCGAGCTGGGATTGTCCCGGGACGAGCTCGACCTCCTGTCCACGCCGCGCCGCTCCTTCACGGTCGGCTTTCCTGTCAAGCTGACCTCGGGCAAGACACGGATGTACACGGGCTACCGGGTGCAGTACAATGACGCGCGTGGTCCGGCGAAGGGCGGCATCCGGTTCCATCCCGAGCTGGACGAGGAGCACGCCCGCGAGCTCGCCCTGCTCATGGCGCTCAAGTGCGCGGTCGTGAACATCCCCTTCGGCGGCGCCAAGGGCGGCGTCGCCGTCAACCCACTGGAGCTTTCGCGGCTCGATCTCGAAAACGTGACGCGCGGGTATATCAGGGCCATCGCGGACTACATCGGCCCGTTCAAGGACATCCCCGCGCCGGACGTGTACACGGACGAGCAGATCATGGCATGGATCCTCGATGAGTACGAACGGATCAAGCGCGAGCACGTGCCGGCCGTGGTCACGGGCAAGCCGCCGGAACTGGGCGGGATCGCGGTCCGCAGATATTCGACCGCGCTCGGCGGGATCCATGTGCTGGAACAGGCGTTGAAGGCGCGGGGCGGAGCGGCCCGGGGGCTTCGCGTTGCCATCCAGGGCTTCGGCAACGTGGGCGAGCACGCTGCCCGCCTGTTCCATGAGAGGGGTTATAAGGTGATCGCCGTGAGCGATGTGAATGGCGGGATCCTGAATTTCAGCGGTCTCGACATCCCCGCCGTGGCGAGGCACCGGGAAAGCACCGGCAGCGTCTCCCGCTATCCGGAGGCAAAGCAAATCACGAACGCGGACCTGCTCAGCGTTGAATGCGATGTCCTGGTGCCCGCGGCGCTCTCCAACCAGCTGGACGCGGACGGCGCCCACGACGTGCAGGCGCAGATCGTCCTCGAGCTCGCGAATGCTCCGCTCACTGCCCAGGCCGACGAAATCCTGTTCAGCCGCGAGATCATGGTCATCCCCGACATCCTTGCCAATGCGGGAGGCGTGGTCGTCAGCTCCTTCGAATGGAGCCAGAACCTGAGCAACGATGCCTGGCCCGAAGTCAAGGTGCTCCGCGGGCTGGAGCAGTGCATGACGACGGCCTTCAATGACGTTCATGCCCTGTGCAAGGAGATCAAATGCCGGATGCGCAAGGCGGCCTACGAACTCGCGGTCAAACGGATCCTGCAAGCGGAGCGGTTGCGGGGTAATCTCTAA
- a CDS encoding NAD-dependent malic enzyme: protein MDTVKRYVCNPSPSYSITIRAEIENRIGMFAKIATAISSAGGDMGAVDIVRVEKGKIIRDITANARDEDHEKAIVRAIRTVSGVKVLRVMDRTFTAHEGGKIEIRAKLPVRDSADLSKVYTPGVARVCMDIHQNKQHAYRYTIKGNAVAVVSDGTAVLGLGDIGPEAALPVMEGKAMIFKEFAGIDAIPIVLATKKVDEIVAAVKAIAPGFGGVNLEDISAPRCFEVESRLRSQLDIPVFHDDQHGTAVVVLAALMNVSRLLKRDLKKFRVVVVGAGAAGSAITRMLLSSGVKDIIVCDRQGILAAGLKGSENANKRNLARLTNPRRVKGSISDAMRSADVFVGVSGPNVITPDDVRKMAKDPVVFALANPNSEIAPEEALPLVRVMATGRSDYPNQINNMLCFPGVFRGLLNVRATGVNEEVKLAAARAIAHMIEDRELHEDYIVPSIFDRNVVHAVADAVATAAKKTGLAPE from the coding sequence ATGGATACCGTGAAGAGATACGTGTGCAATCCCAGCCCGAGCTACAGCATCACGATCCGGGCAGAGATCGAGAACCGGATCGGCATGTTCGCCAAGATCGCCACGGCGATCAGCAGCGCGGGCGGGGACATGGGGGCGGTGGACATCGTGCGCGTCGAAAAGGGCAAGATCATCAGGGACATCACGGCGAACGCGCGCGATGAAGACCATGAAAAGGCCATTGTCCGCGCGATTCGGACGGTATCGGGCGTAAAGGTGCTCCGGGTGATGGACCGGACCTTCACGGCCCATGAAGGCGGGAAGATCGAGATTCGGGCGAAGCTTCCTGTGCGCGACAGCGCCGACCTGTCCAAGGTGTACACGCCCGGCGTGGCGCGGGTCTGCATGGACATTCACCAGAACAAGCAGCACGCCTACCGCTACACCATCAAGGGGAATGCGGTGGCCGTGGTATCCGACGGTACTGCCGTGCTCGGCCTGGGGGACATCGGGCCCGAGGCAGCTCTGCCGGTGATGGAAGGCAAGGCGATGATCTTCAAGGAGTTCGCGGGCATCGATGCCATTCCTATCGTGCTGGCAACAAAAAAAGTAGATGAGATCGTGGCAGCCGTGAAAGCAATCGCTCCGGGGTTCGGGGGCGTCAACTTGGAGGACATTTCGGCTCCGCGCTGTTTCGAGGTGGAGTCGCGGCTCCGCAGTCAGCTCGATATCCCGGTGTTCCATGATGACCAGCATGGAACGGCCGTTGTTGTCCTCGCCGCGCTGATGAACGTCTCCCGGCTGCTCAAACGGGATTTGAAGAAATTCAGGGTTGTCGTGGTCGGTGCAGGCGCGGCGGGTTCCGCCATTACCCGGATGCTTCTGTCTTCGGGCGTTAAGGATATCATCGTCTGTGACCGACAGGGGATTCTCGCGGCCGGCCTGAAAGGGAGCGAAAATGCGAACAAGCGGAACCTTGCGAGATTGACCAACCCGCGCAGGGTCAAGGGGAGCATCTCCGACGCGATGAGGAGTGCTGACGTGTTCGTTGGCGTGTCAGGGCCGAACGTGATCACCCCGGACGACGTCCGGAAGATGGCGAAAGACCCTGTGGTCTTCGCGCTTGCGAACCCGAACTCGGAGATCGCGCCCGAGGAGGCGCTGCCGCTGGTGCGGGTCATGGCGACGGGCCGCTCGGACTATCCGAACCAGATCAACAATATGCTCTGCTTCCCCGGCGTGTTCCGGGGGCTCCTGAACGTCCGCGCCACGGGCGTCAACGAAGAGGTCAAACTGGCGGCCGCCCGCGCGATCGCCCACATGATCGAGGACCGGGAACTGCATGAGGACTACATCGTCCCGAGCATCTTCGACCGGAACGTGGTCCATGCCGTGGCTGATGCCGTTGCAACTGCGGCGAAAAAGACCGGCCTCGCGCCGGAGTAA
- a CDS encoding class II fumarate hydratase → MTDFRIEKDSLGEVKVPADALYGAQTQRAALNFPVSGIRFPRVFISALGLIKAIASEVNAGLGLLDAAIAQAIHQAALEVAEGRWDGQFLLDIFQTGSGTSTNMNANEVIAARANQLLGTKDAAIHPNNHVNMGQSSNDVIPAAIHVGAYIEVSELLLPAFRHLHATLKKRESDLSDVVKTGRTHLMDAMPVKLSQEISGWAYQVEQSIERIESALPRLAKLAIGGTAVGTGINAPGEFGRIVASRLAGRTKLPFVEADNHFAAQATMDTAVELSGHLKASASSFMKMANDLRWMNSGPLAGLGEISLPALQPGSSIMPGKVNPVMCEMMMMVCAQVTGNDAAITIANQQGNFELNVMLPVIALNLLQSITLLGNAARLLADKAIAGFTVNRERIEGLLDRNPILVTALNPVIGYDKAAQIAKKAYAECRPLKDVAAEMTDLPKNELDRILDPRNMTKGGV, encoded by the coding sequence ATGACTGACTTCCGTATCGAAAAGGACTCCCTCGGAGAAGTGAAGGTCCCTGCCGACGCCTTGTACGGCGCACAGACGCAGCGCGCCGCCCTGAACTTTCCCGTGAGCGGCATCCGCTTCCCCCGCGTTTTCATCAGCGCCCTCGGGCTGATCAAGGCGATAGCGTCCGAGGTGAACGCCGGCCTCGGCCTGCTCGACGCGGCCATTGCCCAGGCCATCCATCAGGCCGCCCTCGAGGTGGCCGAGGGCAGATGGGACGGCCAGTTTCTCCTCGACATCTTCCAGACCGGCTCCGGCACCTCGACGAACATGAACGCCAACGAGGTGATCGCGGCCCGCGCGAACCAGCTCCTCGGCACGAAGGACGCTGCGATCCATCCGAACAATCACGTCAACATGGGCCAGTCTTCGAACGATGTGATCCCCGCCGCGATCCACGTCGGCGCGTATATCGAAGTATCCGAACTGCTGCTGCCCGCATTCAGGCACCTGCACGCGACGCTCAAGAAACGCGAATCCGACCTTTCCGACGTCGTGAAAACGGGGCGCACCCACCTGATGGATGCCATGCCCGTGAAGCTCAGCCAGGAGATCAGCGGCTGGGCATACCAGGTGGAGCAGAGCATCGAACGGATCGAGTCCGCGCTTCCGCGCCTCGCAAAGCTCGCCATCGGCGGCACGGCGGTCGGCACGGGAATCAACGCCCCGGGAGAGTTCGGCAGGATCGTCGCAAGCCGGCTCGCGGGCAGGACAAAACTTCCCTTTGTCGAGGCAGACAACCACTTCGCTGCGCAGGCAACCATGGACACCGCGGTCGAGCTCTCGGGGCATTTGAAGGCTTCGGCATCGTCGTTCATGAAGATGGCGAACGACCTCCGCTGGATGAACAGCGGCCCCCTTGCCGGGCTCGGCGAGATCTCCCTGCCGGCGCTCCAGCCGGGCTCGAGCATCATGCCGGGCAAGGTGAACCCTGTGATGTGCGAGATGATGATGATGGTATGCGCCCAGGTCACCGGGAACGACGCGGCGATCACCATCGCCAACCAGCAGGGAAATTTCGAGCTGAACGTCATGCTGCCCGTGATCGCGCTCAATCTCCTCCAGTCCATCACGCTGCTCGGAAATGCCGCCCGCCTCCTTGCGGACAAGGCGATAGCGGGCTTTACCGTGAACAGGGAACGCATCGAGGGCCTGCTGGACCGGAACCCCATCCTGGTCACGGCCCTGAACCCCGTCATCGGCTACGACAAGGCCGCCCAGATCGCCAAGAAGGCCTACGCGGAGTGCCGGCCGCTCAAGGACGTCGCGGCGGAGATGACCGATCTGCCGAAGAATGAACTGGACCGGATCCTCGACCCGCGGAACATGACCAAGGGCGGGGTCTAA
- a CDS encoding succinate dehydrogenase cytochrome b subunit, which translates to MTLLPTTTVGRKLAMAATGQFMVFYVTAHVLGNTTIFAGGINAYADGLRHGPFILVLWSSRTLLLLSAALHIYYGIVLKLENWGAKPEAYAVTHYRSASVAGRTMIWSGIVIAAFLLFHLFHFTLQAIVPGLAAKTHPDALGRPDVLSMVVGNFHHAGIAAIYVIGVFALGLHLYHGIQSSVQTEGLNNERTLPLFTKAGIIASVLLFLGYAAIPVTILIGLLN; encoded by the coding sequence ATGACGCTACTGCCAACAACCACCGTCGGACGAAAACTCGCAATGGCCGCGACCGGCCAGTTCATGGTCTTCTACGTGACCGCGCATGTGCTCGGGAACACCACGATCTTCGCAGGTGGCATCAATGCCTACGCCGACGGCCTCCGCCACGGGCCCTTTATCCTCGTGCTCTGGTCGTCGCGTACCCTGCTGCTCCTGTCCGCCGCCCTTCATATCTATTACGGCATTGTGTTGAAGCTGGAAAACTGGGGTGCGAAGCCGGAAGCCTATGCCGTGACGCACTACCGGAGCGCTTCCGTCGCGGGGAGGACCATGATCTGGAGCGGCATCGTTATCGCGGCATTCCTCCTCTTTCACCTCTTTCACTTCACGCTCCAGGCGATCGTTCCCGGCCTCGCCGCCAAAACGCATCCCGACGCGCTCGGCAGGCCCGATGTGCTCTCCATGGTCGTCGGGAACTTCCATCATGCCGGCATCGCCGCAATCTATGTGATCGGCGTATTCGCACTCGGGCTGCACCTGTATCACGGCATCCAGAGCTCGGTCCAGACCGAGGGGCTGAACAATGAGCGCACGCTTCCCCTCTTCACGAAAGCCGGCATCATCGCGTCAGTTCTCCTGTTCCTGGGATATGCGGCGATCCCGGTTACCATTTTGATAGGACTGTTGAACTGA